In Streptosporangiales bacterium, the sequence GAGCACGCCGAGCACCGCACCCGTGCGATCGACATCGGTGAGCGCCTAGAGGTGCTCAGGGACTACCCGACTTCCCCGGGCTGCACGTCTCCGTTCGCGCCCACCTGGATCACCGAGATGGTGCGCCGACAGCACGACAAGTAGGAAGGTTCGCGCTCGCTGGACTGATGAACGCTCTAATTCGGTCGTCGGAAGCGGCTTTGTGGCACGACTGCGATCGGCACGAGTTCGACCAGGAGCTCTGGTACAACAAGGCCAGGTACCTGGATGAGCGCACTGGCCGGCGCAGACTCGACGGGAAAGTGTCGCGCGCGTACCTCTTGGATCGCGGGAAGGTCATTGCGGTCGAGGAAGTAGATGGTCATCGAGACGATGTCGTTGAGGGTACCGCCGACACTGTCGAGGATGACGCGGACGTTGTCGATGGACTTCTCCATCTGGGCGTGAGCGCTGTCGGCGCCGACGACTTTGCTGTCCTTGTCCCAGGCGACCTGGCCGGTGACGTGGATGACTTCGCCTGGTCCCTGGATTACTCCTTGGGAGAATGCTCGCCCGTTCGGCGCCCACACCTCCGCCGGGTTGAAACCGTCAGCCATCGCCGCCTCCCATGTCGGTTACCGAGCGGAGCTTACTTGTCAGCTTGGCCTGATGGGTTACTCCCCGGGATAATGGGGTCGTGGCTGACGTGGAACTCATCGGCGTTCCTTTTGATGGATGGGGGCGGTTGGGTCACAACGAGGCCTTGGCGGCGAGAGTGTTGTGTGATGCTGGCGTGGTTGAGGTTTTTGGTGCGCATCCGGTGGTGTTGGGTGATGATTTGGTGTTGCTGTCTGGTCCGGGCGCCGGCCGCGGGTTGAGGATTTCACTGGTCGATGAGGCGGCGCTGTTTGCCATGGTCGGGGCCCTTGGGGTCACGTGTTCCGGGGCGGTAGCTGGTGGCCGTTTCTGTTTCCGTTGGTCTATGGCGGTGA encodes:
- a CDS encoding arginase family protein — its product is MADVELIGVPFDGWGRLGHNEALAARVLCDAGVVEVFGAHPVVLGDDLVLLSGPGAGRGLRISLVDEAALFAMVGALGVTCSGAVAGGRFCFRWSMAV
- a CDS encoding RidA family protein; the encoded protein is MADGFNPAEVWAPNGRAFSQGVIQGPGEVIHVTGQVAWDKDSKVVGADSAHAQMEKSIDNVRVILDSVGGTLNDIVSMTIYFLDRNDLPAIQEVRARHFPVESAPASALIQVPGLVVPELLVELVPIAVVPQSRFRRPN